In Microbacterium profundi, the DNA window ATGCTCTCCAAGATCTGCATATCCATGACAACGCATGCATCGACGGGAGTGTTCCCGTCGAACCCGATCGCGACGCGAATGCGCCGCTCGATTGGCGGTCGCCGCTTCGCGTGTTGTATTCTTTTCAAGTTGCCCCGCTCACCCGGGGCGAGAAGATGGGCCTGTGGCGCAGCTGGTAGCGCACCTGCATGGCATGCAGGGGGTCAGGGGTTCGAGTCCCCTCAGGTCCACGTGAAAACCCTTGGGTAACCAGGGGTTTTTCGTGTTTCATCAACCAGTAGACAAGGCCGGAATCGGGGCCGACACCCTTTTTCCACCCTTTTTCAACACCACTCGTTCACCGGGAACGGTCGCCGATCACCAACAACCGAAGACCGGGTATGTGGTGGCCATGACTACTGAAACAGCCCACAGGACGCCTCCAATCGAAGACCAGATCGGGGGACGGCACGTATCCGATCTGCCCGACCTGCTCACGATCGACGAGCTGAGCAACTACCTGCAGGTGCCCAAGCAGACGATCTACTACTGGCAGAAGATCGGCTCCGGACCCAAGCCCTTCAAACTCGGAAAGCACCTGCGATGGAACAAGCGGGCCCTGCTCGACTGGCTCCATCAGCGCGAGGTCGCCTGATGCCACGCGTCTCGCTGAACCCCGGCGAACGCGGCGACTTCCAGGTTCGCGCGCTCGATGACGCACGTATCCGCGTCCGTCAGGAGTACTGCCGCTTCGATGGCGTGCGCAAGCGGACCGAAACCCGCGCAGGATCTGAAGCCGCCGGCAAGCGTGAGCTGAACACTCGCTTCCCTCGCCTGTTCCAGAAGACCTCCCCAGAGGACGATGCTCAAGACGGCACAGAGGACGTCGCGTTCTCATCGGTGGTCGCGGAATGGCTCCAGCACTCAGAGCTGCTCCTCACGCAGGAGGAGATCTCACGAGGATGGTTCACAGAGGGGAAGCGGATCGCTCACAACATCCTGGTCCCGAAGTTCGGGACCACGCCAGTGACAGAAATCACTCCACGGGTCATCGCAGATGCCTACACGGGATGGGCGCAGCAGTGGGCACCGCAGGCGCGGAACGCGAAGGTCATCCTCAACAGCATCATGCAGTACGCCGTCGCACCACTGGGGATCATCGATAAGAACCCGGCCCGCGAGGTGCCCGTGATTCGAAGGAAGAAAAGGAAGGAAATCTTCGCACCCGGCATCAGTGAACTCATCGAACTGCGCGCAGCAGTCGCCGCCTACATGGCCGATCCGGACCGGCCGGGCCCTGCCCTGTCGCCACTTCTCCTGGATACAACCGACCTGATCCTGCTAACTGGACTTCGAATCGGTGAAGTGCTCGGCCTGCGCTGGGATCACGACATCTTCTTGCCGGGCGACATGCCCCATATCGTTGTCAACGGCGCCGTCAAGGAGAAGGGCGGTCCGAAGATCTTTGAAGCCATGCCGAAGTCCGAAAGTGGTCTCCGGGTTATCGCCTTGCCGGAGGTCGCTGTCGAGATCCTTCGCCGACGCGAGTCCGGGCGGAACGGCAAGACCTGCGAGCAGGGGTTCGAGTACGCGTTC includes these proteins:
- a CDS encoding helix-turn-helix transcriptional regulator is translated as MTTETAHRTPPIEDQIGGRHVSDLPDLLTIDELSNYLQVPKQTIYYWQKIGSGPKPFKLGKHLRWNKRALLDWLHQREVA
- a CDS encoding tyrosine-type recombinase/integrase translates to MPRVSLNPGERGDFQVRALDDARIRVRQEYCRFDGVRKRTETRAGSEAAGKRELNTRFPRLFQKTSPEDDAQDGTEDVAFSSVVAEWLQHSELLLTQEEISRGWFTEGKRIAHNILVPKFGTTPVTEITPRVIADAYTGWAQQWAPQARNAKVILNSIMQYAVAPLGIIDKNPAREVPVIRRKKRKEIFAPGISELIELRAAVAAYMADPDRPGPALSPLLLDTTDLILLTGLRIGEVLGLRWDHDIFLPGDMPHIVVNGAVKEKGGPKIFEAMPKSESGLRVIALPEVAVEILRRRESGRNGKTCEQGFEYAFSTRSGRPNGPQDVHRQLRNVRAAAGLPANYVPHALRRTVGTEIADFYNLNAAAQFLGHAHARVTEKHYAKRSHETPDVRSLLTATHDLVTGRGVTDMTVDALDQPAALDGIPVTSADTVLAALDGASVEEKMAAINALMASMFGQTASL